Proteins from one Ricinus communis isolate WT05 ecotype wild-type chromosome 9, ASM1957865v1, whole genome shotgun sequence genomic window:
- the LOC8276164 gene encoding uncharacterized protein At4g14450, chloroplastic has protein sequence MATASSSSSSSSTRSEPSRLQRKKPASLQINRPCWNVAIPLLSPLITSPTAIDNHHLRTAEIKSREEQHRVVESEKKASASAVVFKKWQHPAAPLCYEPAPFAPSFFVPV, from the coding sequence ATGGCTACTGCCTCTTCTtcgtcatcatcatcatctacGAGGAGTGAGCCCAGCCGTCTCCAGCGGAAGAAACCGGCGTCGCTACAGATAAATCGGCCTTGCTGGAACGTCGCGATTCCTCTTCTCTCTCCTCTGATTACTTCACCTACTGCGATTGATAATCATCATCTTCGGACGGCTGAAATCAAATCTAGAGAGGAACAGCACCGAGTAGTAGAGTCCGAGAAGAAAGCTTCAGCTTCAGCAGTTGTGTTCAAAAAATGGCAGCATCCGGCGGCTCCTCTTTGTTACGAGCCTGCCCCTTTTGCCCCCTCTTTCTTCGTGCCTGTTTAG
- the LOC8276163 gene encoding DNA repair protein RAD5B isoform X2, translated as MEIISKEDKIQSATDSISNNIDNGSPVKRAITSTGFRVSLEIKQEEESSALKPVKEEPDLGFEDEAGMDLDSDEFLQGRANRVTPIEECKEKPQELEIFKVKQEPKEVKEDVDTFKQVLGVSVTNSGNTDECKVKEVKEEATELEETNISKREKDVKSETNQPPHPHVFPKNIRDMTFQESCSYREGRPYKPDSVKVKEEPDLVVLVNEEEKSSQRSIFDKPKYVKKEVVAVEDTRTINGVKVEDGDFPQEKDWYLVGSTMLTALSTTKGRKLVDNEIVHFVFPNTNFRFNSQWIVRFSTKRSGEIGRLPMEWGKCVVPLVNSNKVKFLGRCIAAPPTLHIMQEIMLYVSFYIHSSIFTELDKSTWRLEAHSNVDSTIYPLLTLFKLLKIGPYQKAEFTPEELDSRKRSLNLQDEAGAMLPIVKRRMGCQQYLEQNKDEQAILESSLNKLVGAVDTYNLEEMEPPHTLMCSLRSYQKQALYWMSECEKGIDVEKAAKTLRPCWAAYRICDARASSIYLNIFSGEATTQFPTATQMARGGILADAMGLGKTVMTISLILARPGKGSIDSQESTNTKKAKGGTLIVCPMALLGQWKDELETHSELGSISIFVHYGGFRTTDPRVISGHDVVLTTYGVLTAAYKSDLEHSIFHRVEWYRLVLDEAHTIKSWKTMGAQAAFKLSSHCRWCLTGTPLQNNLEDLYSLLCFLHVEPWCNWAWWSKLIQRPYENGDPRGMKLIKAILRPLMLRRTKETKDKEGRPILVLPPMDIQIIECEHSEAEHDFYDALFRRSKVKFDQFVAQGKVLHNYASILELLLRLRQCCNHPFLVLSRADSKQYTDLNKLARRFLETNADSAAREQTVPTRAYIEEVVEDIRKGENNECPICMEYADDPVLTPCAHRMCRECLLSSWRTPTTGLCPICRTLLKKADLLTCPTENKFRVNVEENWKESSKVSKLLECLERIRRSDCGEKSIIFSQWTSFLDLLEIPLRRRAIGFLRFDGKLVQKQRERTLKEFNETKEKMVLLMSLKAGGVGLNLTAASNVFLMDPWWNPAVEEQAIMRIHRIGQKRTVTVRRFIVKDTLEERMQQVQARKQRMIAGALTDEEVRSARIEELKMLFR; from the exons ATGGAGATTATTTCCAAAGAAGATAAGATCCAATCAGCAACCGATTCAATCAGTAACAACATTGATAATGGTAGTCCTGTCAAGCGTGCTATTACCAGTACAGGCTTCCGTGTTTCTTTGGAAATCAAACAGGAGGAAGAATCTTCTGCCTTAAAACCGGTGAAAGAGGAACCTGACTTGGGGTTTGAGGATGAAGCAGGTATGGATTTGGATTCCGATGAGTTTCTGCAGGGAAGGGCTAATAGAGTTACCCCAATTGAGGAATGTAAGGAGAAGCCGCAAGAACTAGagatttttaaagtaaaacagGAGCCTAAAGAAGTAAAAGAGGACGTTGATACATTTAAGCAAGTACTTGGTGTTTCAGTAACCAACAGTGGGAATACAGATGAATGCAAAGTAAAAGAAGTGAAGGAAGAAGCAACAGAATTAGAGGAGACTAACATaagcaaaagagaaaaagacgTGAAATCAGAGACTAATCAACCACCACATCCACATGTATTTCCAAAAAATATTAGGGACATGACATTTCAAGAATCTTGCTCATACAGAGAAGGCAGACCCTATAAGCCAGATAGCGTTAAAGTCAAAGAAGAGCCTGATTTAGTAGTGCTAGTAAATGAGGAGGAGAAGTCCAGTCAAAGAAGTATATTTGACAAGCCTAAATATGTGAAGAAAGAAGTAGTAGCTGTTGAAGATACAAGGACCATAAATGGTGTTAAAGTGGAAGATGGTGATTTTCCACAAGAGAAAGACTGGTACTTGGTTGGTTCAACTATGCTCACCGCCTTGTCCACTACAAAAGGCAGAAAATTAGTCGACAATGAGATTGTCCATTTTGTATTTCCCAATACCAATTTCAGATTCAACTCCCAATGGATTGTTCGTTTTTCTACTAAACGTTCTGGAGAG ATTGGTCGGCTTCCAATGGAATGGGGAAAATGTGTTGTTCCACTTGTTAATTCTAATAAGGTGAAATTTCTTGGACGGTGTATAGCTGCACCTCCTACTCTTCACATTATGCAAGAGATAATGTTGTACGTGAG CTTTTACATTCACAGTTCAATATTCACTGAGCTTGATAAGTCAACATGGCGGCTGGAAGCTCATTCAAATGTGGATTCTACAATTTATCCTCTCCTTACTTTGTTCAAATTGCTGAAAATTGGACCCTATCAGAag GCGGAATTCACCCCTGAGGAGCTTGATTCGCGAAAGCGTTCATTGAATCTTCAA GATGAAGCTGGTGCAATGTTACCAATAGTAAAAAGGAGAATGGGTTGCCAGCAGTATCTAGAACAAAACAAAGACGAACAAGCTATTTTGGAGTCATCTCTCAACAAGCTTGTTGGTGCTGTAGATACATACAACTTGGAG GAGATGGAGCCCCCACACACACTAATGTGCAGTTTAAGGTCATACCAGAAACAAGCTTTGTACTGGATGTCTGAATGTGAAAAAGGGATCGATGTTGAGAAAGCAGCAAAAACTCTGCGTCCGTGTTGGGCAGCCTATCGTATATGTGATGC AAGGGCTTCCTCAATCTATTTGAACATCTTCTCTGGGGAGGCAACCACACAATTTCCAACAGCAACACAGATGGCCAGAGGAGGA ATTCTTGCTGATGCAATGGGCCTTGGGAAGACAGTGATGACAATTTCTCTGATACTTGCAAGACCTGGCAAGGGAAGTATTGATAGCCAAGAAAGCACAAACACTAAGAAAGCAAAGGGTGGCACTCTTATTGTGTGTCCCATGGCTTTGCTAGGACAATGGAAG gatGAACTTGAAACCCATTCAGAGCTGGGAAGTATCTCCATATTTGTTCACTATGGTGGTTTCAGAACAACTGATCCCAGGGTTATCTCTGGACATGATGTGGTCTTGACAACATATGGTGTCCTGACGGCAGCTTATAAATCT GATTTGGAGCACAGCATTTTTCATAGGGTAGAGTGGTATAGGTTGGTGTTAGATGAAGCTCATACCATCAAATCCTGGAAAACAATGGGTGCTCAAGCTGCTTTCAAATTATCCTCACACTGCCGCTGGTGTCTCACAGGGACACCCCTTCAG AATAACTTGGAAGACCTCTACAGCCTTCTATGCTTCTTGCATGTTGAACCTTGGTGCAACTGGGCCTG GTGGAGCAAATTGATTCAGAGGCCTTATGAGAATGGTGATCCAAGAGGGATGAAATTGATCAAGGCTATTTTGAGGCCATTAATGTTGAGGAGAACCAAGGAAACCAAGGATAAAGAAGGAAG GCCCATACTTGTGCTTCCACCAATGGATATACAAATCATTGAGTGTGAACATTCAGAAGCTGAACATGATTTCTACGATGCCCTTTTCAGAAGGTCGAAG GTTAAGTTTGATCAGTTTGTGGCGCAAGGGAAGGTTCTTCACAATTATGCATCTATCCTTGAGCTATTGCTTCGGTTGAGGCAGTGTTGCAATCACCCCTTTCTTGTCTTGAG TCGAGCTGATTCAAAACAGTATACGGACTTGAACAAACTTGCAAGAAGGTTCCTGGAAACAAATGCTGATTCTGCTGCTCGAGAACAGACAGTCCCCACCCGAGCATACATTGAAGAGGTTGTTGAGGACATCCGGAAGGGAGAAAACAATGAGTGCCCCATTTGCATGGAGTATGCAGATGACCCTGTGCTCACACCATGTGCACATAGGATGTGCAGGGAATGTCTCCTTTCAAGCTGGCGAACACCTACTACTGGGCTATGCCCAATCTGCCGAACTTTGTTGAAGAAAGCTGACCTCCTTACATGTCCAACAGAGAACAAATTCAGAGTTAATGTTGAGGAGAATTGGAAGGAGTCTTCAAAGGTTTCAAAACTCCTGGAATGCTTGGAAAGAATCCGCAGGTCAGATTGTGGCGAAAAGAGCATTATTTTCAGCCAGTGGACGTCATTTTTGGACCTCTTAGAGATTCCATTGAGAAGGAGAGCAATTGGGTTCTTAAGGTTTGATGGAAAACTAGTGCAAAAGCAAAGGGAGAGGACCTTGAAGGAGTTCAAtgaaaccaaagaaaaaatG GTATTGTTGATGTCCCTGAAAGCTGGTGGCGTTGGCCTGAATCTAACTGCAGCCTCCAATGTCTTCCTAATG GATCCATGGTGGAATCCTGCAGTGGAGGAACAAGCAATAATGAGAATCCATCGAATAGGACAGAAGCGAACAGTTACTGTTAGAAGATTCATTGTTAAG GACACGCTGGAGGAACGAATGCAGCAAGTTCAGGCAAGGAAGCAACGGATGATAGCCGGTGCACTCACGGATGAAGAAGTCCGGTCAGCCAGGATTGAAGAACTCAAAATGCTATTTAGATAA
- the LOC8276163 gene encoding DNA repair protein RAD5B isoform X1 encodes MEIISKEDKIQSATDSISNNIDNGSPVKRAITSTGFRVSLEIKQEEESSALKPVKEEPDLGFEDEAGMDLDSDEFLQGRANRVTPIEECKEKPQELEIFKVKQEPKEVKEDVDTFKQVLGVSVTNSGNTDECKVKEVKEEATELEETNISKREKDVKSETNQPPHPHVFPKNIRDMTFQESCSYREGRPYKPDSVKVKEEPDLVVLVNEEEKSSQRSIFDKPKYVKKEVVAVEDTRTINGVKVEDGDFPQEKDWYLVGSTMLTALSTTKGRKLVDNEIVHFVFPNTNFRFNSQWIVRFSTKRSGEIGRLPMEWGKCVVPLVNSNKVKFLGRCIAAPPTLHIMQEIMLYVSFYIHSSIFTELDKSTWRLEAHSNVDSTIYPLLTLFKLLKIGPYQKAEFTPEELDSRKRSLNLQDEAGAMLPIVKRRMGCQQYLEQNKDEQAILESSLNKLVGAVDTYNLEEMEPPHTLMCSLRSYQKQALYWMSECEKGIDVEKAAKTLRPCWAAYRICDARASSIYLNIFSGEATTQFPTATQMARGGILADAMGLGKTVMTISLILARPGKGSIDSQESTNTKKAKGGTLIVCPMALLGQWKDELETHSELGSISIFVHYGGFRTTDPRVISGHDVVLTTYGVLTAAYKSDLEHSIFHRVEWYRLVLDEAHTIKSWKTMGAQAAFKLSSHCRWCLTGTPLQNNLEDLYSLLCFLHVEPWCNWAWWSKLIQRPYENGDPRGMKLIKAILRPLMLRRTKETKDKEGRPILVLPPMDIQIIECEHSEAEHDFYDALFRRSKVKFDQFVAQGKVLHNYASILELLLRLRQCCNHPFLVLSYIICSRADSKQYTDLNKLARRFLETNADSAAREQTVPTRAYIEEVVEDIRKGENNECPICMEYADDPVLTPCAHRMCRECLLSSWRTPTTGLCPICRTLLKKADLLTCPTENKFRVNVEENWKESSKVSKLLECLERIRRSDCGEKSIIFSQWTSFLDLLEIPLRRRAIGFLRFDGKLVQKQRERTLKEFNETKEKMVLLMSLKAGGVGLNLTAASNVFLMDPWWNPAVEEQAIMRIHRIGQKRTVTVRRFIVKDTLEERMQQVQARKQRMIAGALTDEEVRSARIEELKMLFR; translated from the exons ATGGAGATTATTTCCAAAGAAGATAAGATCCAATCAGCAACCGATTCAATCAGTAACAACATTGATAATGGTAGTCCTGTCAAGCGTGCTATTACCAGTACAGGCTTCCGTGTTTCTTTGGAAATCAAACAGGAGGAAGAATCTTCTGCCTTAAAACCGGTGAAAGAGGAACCTGACTTGGGGTTTGAGGATGAAGCAGGTATGGATTTGGATTCCGATGAGTTTCTGCAGGGAAGGGCTAATAGAGTTACCCCAATTGAGGAATGTAAGGAGAAGCCGCAAGAACTAGagatttttaaagtaaaacagGAGCCTAAAGAAGTAAAAGAGGACGTTGATACATTTAAGCAAGTACTTGGTGTTTCAGTAACCAACAGTGGGAATACAGATGAATGCAAAGTAAAAGAAGTGAAGGAAGAAGCAACAGAATTAGAGGAGACTAACATaagcaaaagagaaaaagacgTGAAATCAGAGACTAATCAACCACCACATCCACATGTATTTCCAAAAAATATTAGGGACATGACATTTCAAGAATCTTGCTCATACAGAGAAGGCAGACCCTATAAGCCAGATAGCGTTAAAGTCAAAGAAGAGCCTGATTTAGTAGTGCTAGTAAATGAGGAGGAGAAGTCCAGTCAAAGAAGTATATTTGACAAGCCTAAATATGTGAAGAAAGAAGTAGTAGCTGTTGAAGATACAAGGACCATAAATGGTGTTAAAGTGGAAGATGGTGATTTTCCACAAGAGAAAGACTGGTACTTGGTTGGTTCAACTATGCTCACCGCCTTGTCCACTACAAAAGGCAGAAAATTAGTCGACAATGAGATTGTCCATTTTGTATTTCCCAATACCAATTTCAGATTCAACTCCCAATGGATTGTTCGTTTTTCTACTAAACGTTCTGGAGAG ATTGGTCGGCTTCCAATGGAATGGGGAAAATGTGTTGTTCCACTTGTTAATTCTAATAAGGTGAAATTTCTTGGACGGTGTATAGCTGCACCTCCTACTCTTCACATTATGCAAGAGATAATGTTGTACGTGAG CTTTTACATTCACAGTTCAATATTCACTGAGCTTGATAAGTCAACATGGCGGCTGGAAGCTCATTCAAATGTGGATTCTACAATTTATCCTCTCCTTACTTTGTTCAAATTGCTGAAAATTGGACCCTATCAGAag GCGGAATTCACCCCTGAGGAGCTTGATTCGCGAAAGCGTTCATTGAATCTTCAA GATGAAGCTGGTGCAATGTTACCAATAGTAAAAAGGAGAATGGGTTGCCAGCAGTATCTAGAACAAAACAAAGACGAACAAGCTATTTTGGAGTCATCTCTCAACAAGCTTGTTGGTGCTGTAGATACATACAACTTGGAG GAGATGGAGCCCCCACACACACTAATGTGCAGTTTAAGGTCATACCAGAAACAAGCTTTGTACTGGATGTCTGAATGTGAAAAAGGGATCGATGTTGAGAAAGCAGCAAAAACTCTGCGTCCGTGTTGGGCAGCCTATCGTATATGTGATGC AAGGGCTTCCTCAATCTATTTGAACATCTTCTCTGGGGAGGCAACCACACAATTTCCAACAGCAACACAGATGGCCAGAGGAGGA ATTCTTGCTGATGCAATGGGCCTTGGGAAGACAGTGATGACAATTTCTCTGATACTTGCAAGACCTGGCAAGGGAAGTATTGATAGCCAAGAAAGCACAAACACTAAGAAAGCAAAGGGTGGCACTCTTATTGTGTGTCCCATGGCTTTGCTAGGACAATGGAAG gatGAACTTGAAACCCATTCAGAGCTGGGAAGTATCTCCATATTTGTTCACTATGGTGGTTTCAGAACAACTGATCCCAGGGTTATCTCTGGACATGATGTGGTCTTGACAACATATGGTGTCCTGACGGCAGCTTATAAATCT GATTTGGAGCACAGCATTTTTCATAGGGTAGAGTGGTATAGGTTGGTGTTAGATGAAGCTCATACCATCAAATCCTGGAAAACAATGGGTGCTCAAGCTGCTTTCAAATTATCCTCACACTGCCGCTGGTGTCTCACAGGGACACCCCTTCAG AATAACTTGGAAGACCTCTACAGCCTTCTATGCTTCTTGCATGTTGAACCTTGGTGCAACTGGGCCTG GTGGAGCAAATTGATTCAGAGGCCTTATGAGAATGGTGATCCAAGAGGGATGAAATTGATCAAGGCTATTTTGAGGCCATTAATGTTGAGGAGAACCAAGGAAACCAAGGATAAAGAAGGAAG GCCCATACTTGTGCTTCCACCAATGGATATACAAATCATTGAGTGTGAACATTCAGAAGCTGAACATGATTTCTACGATGCCCTTTTCAGAAGGTCGAAG GTTAAGTTTGATCAGTTTGTGGCGCAAGGGAAGGTTCTTCACAATTATGCATCTATCCTTGAGCTATTGCTTCGGTTGAGGCAGTGTTGCAATCACCCCTTTCTTGTCTTGAG ttatataatatGCAGTCGAGCTGATTCAAAACAGTATACGGACTTGAACAAACTTGCAAGAAGGTTCCTGGAAACAAATGCTGATTCTGCTGCTCGAGAACAGACAGTCCCCACCCGAGCATACATTGAAGAGGTTGTTGAGGACATCCGGAAGGGAGAAAACAATGAGTGCCCCATTTGCATGGAGTATGCAGATGACCCTGTGCTCACACCATGTGCACATAGGATGTGCAGGGAATGTCTCCTTTCAAGCTGGCGAACACCTACTACTGGGCTATGCCCAATCTGCCGAACTTTGTTGAAGAAAGCTGACCTCCTTACATGTCCAACAGAGAACAAATTCAGAGTTAATGTTGAGGAGAATTGGAAGGAGTCTTCAAAGGTTTCAAAACTCCTGGAATGCTTGGAAAGAATCCGCAGGTCAGATTGTGGCGAAAAGAGCATTATTTTCAGCCAGTGGACGTCATTTTTGGACCTCTTAGAGATTCCATTGAGAAGGAGAGCAATTGGGTTCTTAAGGTTTGATGGAAAACTAGTGCAAAAGCAAAGGGAGAGGACCTTGAAGGAGTTCAAtgaaaccaaagaaaaaatG GTATTGTTGATGTCCCTGAAAGCTGGTGGCGTTGGCCTGAATCTAACTGCAGCCTCCAATGTCTTCCTAATG GATCCATGGTGGAATCCTGCAGTGGAGGAACAAGCAATAATGAGAATCCATCGAATAGGACAGAAGCGAACAGTTACTGTTAGAAGATTCATTGTTAAG GACACGCTGGAGGAACGAATGCAGCAAGTTCAGGCAAGGAAGCAACGGATGATAGCCGGTGCACTCACGGATGAAGAAGTCCGGTCAGCCAGGATTGAAGAACTCAAAATGCTATTTAGATAA